The genomic window cagaataaatgcaatggagataagacatttaagaaggatagttggaaagacaaaatgggatagattaagcaacgagactattaggagaatggccaaccaagaaccaataatgaataaattaaaaaagagacaaatgaattggtatgggcatttgatgaggatgcaacccaacagaattacGAGAAGAATCCACGAAGCAAGTAACATTGCaaagagaaaaagaggcagaccaagaaaaaaatggatacagcaaatagtagaggcaggaaaagttaaaggaaaatcactcgaggaattaaaaataatggcggaaaacagaaaagaatggaagagatgggtgaatgtaaattaaaatagcaatcccaaatccgacaccctgatagggtacaaggaaggggagaaagaaagaaagagaaagaAAGACCAGGAATATTGAATGTGCTGTTGTAATATGATTTTGTGTATAAAACATTGACCACAATAAAGTGTAAGGCATtcagtattttgttgttagataGATGCTAACGTGTCTTAATAGATTGGTATAGCTCTGTGATACTATTGTAAACAAGTTGTGGTTTAGTCACTGATTGTTTAAATGTGAATATTATACTGTATCTTAACTGAAATAGAGTTTTATTCAATAAGGACTAAAGAAGCAATTTGAGGACCAACCCTTCAGCCTCTTCAGGACACAGGTTATGAACGCTAAAGGGCAGGGGATGTACGAGCTCTGAAAATATCATTAAATTTCCAATAACAAAAAAATTGCTTTCTCCTCAATAAAACTCTGTTATTTGATACATATAATTACAGTAGTTccattaattaaaatttaaaagaaaaatatttcaagcatgtTAAGACTACTACTTACTATAATGTATTACTAACCGTTTCATATTGATCTGTAAGTTTCTTTATAATTACAGACTCTGGCTCTTGCTTTTTCTTAGATTTATTGAAAACTTTAAccttctttttctctttttttatacTTTTCTCTTTAACTGTTGtcatattttcattaaataaaataactaactAATAACAAAACAACAATGAGGTTAATGTTAGGTTAtgtcaatcttcttcttctttaccagagttgtcttttcttcttcttgtagtttcatggcctccacctcttaggtacttggccagtcctcgtatttagactaactggaagggaatcctcttttcaaagggtctggatttttccatattcccttctttaaattcattgtgatatgattttcaaataactatttttattttatattttaatttgaaatattgttaaaaattgattgatctttcttaaggtttggtcattaatattatgtaagagattttgtattgaaatgggggttggacttcctatattaactagttcctgatacaggtcaaattgatttgttttgttaattgggcaTTCAAGTAACATATGAGTTATACTTCCCATCtgtccacattcacaaaaaggagtatcactacaattaattttaaacaaatggtCTACGAGCCGTTAAATACCGCTATGAATTCCACGATTTTATTGGTTAGAACTACCCACGTGATATCTGTGTTCGTATTGGTCAGAGAATTAAGCAATAAAGACAAATAATGACAATCAGCTGttagactaagggccggttgttcgaacgctaatcaacaatgatcattatcaaataattaattactgtcaatgtcaattgttaaaacataattaattacaattctgagactataatcaattaatataacaatgaatattagcataattaataataaatctcataattgtaattaattatgttttcagcaacccaaacaaagttgacattgacagttttggtgacagtaattaaatatttaataatgatcattgttgattagcgttcgaacaaccggcccttagacaTCCTTATgtgatggaatttttattttgatgtaaataaatattattactgATAATTTGTATAAGCAAAATTATTGTACTGCACCTACAGTGACTCACAGCTTCAAGTCTCAAATGATACAGTCGTTACTCAATAAAACTAGCTTGTGTCAGTGACCcaatataagaaaaaaaaattacatactgaCAGTAAGTTACTAACTATAAGTCCTCTAAAATAGCTAAGCTATGTTTTGGGTTTCAAATATACCATACTTAAATAACAATAGGGTAAAAATTTACTCTAAGGGTAGACCTTGaaaatgccaatttttttatGGACTTAGCCTGAAAAGTGGAAAAAAGCAGACATTTTACTGTTTTCTTTGGGGGAAACTGGTAAAAGTGCCCAAAAATcaagaaatatttgaaaaaaatcaaaaaatgtaataGTAGCCAAAAAAAATTTACGTGAAAAGGATACAAAAGTATATAGAATGTCttaataaaatataagtaattgaAACATAATACATATAACTGATTTTTACaatcaaattatgaaaaaatacgtaatattggttaaaataatattttttttgtcataTTTCAAAACAATATGGCGGACAGGCGCCGAGAGGTCAAATTTGACAGTGTTGCCAGTTTTAACcttttaaagatttaaaaatttaataaaaattacttaCAAAACAGCTATAGATCGATGCAATTTGAGAGTCCAAAGCCAAATTCGTGGCTTTAAATGTAATAAAAGTTGCCACCAACATATTTATTTCCTCTGCCTGCAGTTTACTAGCTTCGAAAGAGGCCTTTTCTTTGTGAATATAGGTATTAAAGCCACACCTTAATTGTACTTAAATTTACTTTCGTAACACCTACACACCATTTAGTCTCACTTCACCTTTATTTAATGATAAACTGGGCAGATTGCAATTGGGCGCAGGCGGTCTGAAAGGAGGAAggcctaacccttcggtccaaacctaacttacgggtattatattgagagaaccgcaggaggtatttgaccgctgagcgcaatcacaacccacccgaTAAACTAACTTCACTTTCACAAATTTGTATATGATGCAACAGACAACGCCCAAATCCAGGGCGCAGCACAAACAACCGACCTAACAAACtaaaaactaacaataaactgtttaaaaaatgcGTCAATGCATGCATCTACCAATTTTTCAAAAACAGTTGCCAAATTTAGAGGTTTGCATAAATATTCCAAATCAATGGTACGCTTAAATGGACAAAAATCGATGTTTTCATGTGAAATTATCTTTTGTCATTCACATGGCAACATGGTTTCCCGAAATCAGTGACAGTACATAACCATGAAATACACAAAATTTCATTCCAACCTTGAAAGTGTATTCTGGGAATCCCAcagaatttatttattaaaatataatcatAAATCACTATAATATTAATAAACTTGATGTAATCTAACCTAACGTAACGAAACCTAACCAGAACTAACCTGACCCTTGTAATAAAGCAGTCATTTTGTGTTAAAAATGCGTCAGAATAAGTAAAATGACATATTTAAGAAttgaaaaattgtaattttcataagaaaacatattttatataactatggcaacactgttaggaTTCTCCTTCTTGCGTTTATAAAACGGTTGTCATTCCTGTCGTTTCTTGTTGTTTCATGGTATATAATGGCGGAAAATGGCGgcgatttttaaaaataagacatattttaaatTGCAATTACATGAAAAGTAACGCCCGCCcccaataaaaaattattgtacaattatcagtaagtgaaacagaattcattggtataaatttcatatccgtaatCCGTCTACCCATTCAGTAAACTAGAACCAACAATagttctttaattattttgtgtaCGATTTTGATATCAGCTAAAATGATGTAAACTTTTAAAGGAGaatattaataaagaaaacaaaactccTTGTTGCTTATTTCTTTGGCTGATAAAAGATTTATTTCTTGCAGTTCAGCTATGTAGGTAGATTATTCTTTTGTAATATCCGTTTAATTGTTTTAGGGTTACCTATTTTTCCAAACTGTGTTTCCACCTCATCTCTCAATTTTGGTGCACTTTTTTGGGATTATTTGCTATTTCTCTGACAATACATCTTAGCTATTAGGACTTTGCAGAcgactgctctgaaaagttcatttgatgttcatccgtaccattctctcaagttgcGCAGCCAAGATATTCTgcatctccctatgcttctttttccttgaatctttccctgcataatgagttggagcaagttgtttTGGCCCATACATggcaacatttttcatacgaatttCTAGTTACATACAATCTATCTTTTTATGGCATAAGGCCAAACCCAGTTATACCAGGAAATTGGCTCAGGCCATAGCATTATTCTCTACATATAAAAACTTAGGAAAGTGTGTCCTTTTAGGTGACACAATAGATCGAACACAACGAGCCATGTGTATCTTTTTTAGTACACAGTGTTGAGGACAGTGTATATCTAAAAGGATACACTGGCGCTGAGGGTGttaattattgcatatttgaaacccaaaacatagcttatgctattttagaagactcatactaacttacctaccttcagtatgtaagttttttctaataaatattgaGCGACTGACACAAGCTAGCTTTATTGAGTAGTGACTGCATCATTTAAGCTGTGAGCCCCTGTATATGTTTATCAGTCATGGCCTAGCTACATGTTAAAATTGTTTCGTTATCATTCCCTGCGTTGCTTTCTTCAGCATGCACACTGATTTTTGTACAGCAGCTTTTGTAGCCAATAGTTActcttgtttgttttctagatTTTTCCTAATCAGGACTTgatttctttttggtttgttacTAACTCCCTTCTACAATAGAGAGTTTGGGGCTTATTATTCGCTAAAGTGTTGGAATGCTTGTGGGTTTTGATATATGTACCTACTACCACAACTCTCAATACAAACTTTGATCAAACTGATAGTGTGACGactagatttttataatttgaacaAACTGCAGTTGTGACGGCACTTcctgagtttgctcaaactgtttgatcaaattatttgatagtgaaaCCACGACTTTAAGGATTTAAGTAACAtcaatttaatttgcaataaaaaagatcATGAAGATTTGACGATGCTTGTAAATACATACACCCGATTTAGATAATTTAAGTGACAGCAATGTTTAGATTGTTTTGTCAAATATACACatgcaacaaaaaatttaataaaaatttgcataaaaaaattgaagtgtTTTAAAGGTTTCAATATGTAAAAACATTGAACCACAGAAACGGTTTTTCTCCACAAAGGAACAAAAATCGTAGCAACATATTAATAAGTGATacgtttaaaaatccaaatgtaAATGAAATTTCAGACTTTTTAAAAGGACACTAGACACAACATGCCCTATACTTCACAAAATGCCGAagaaaatcataattattatataatataacatataaTTTCCCCTAAATTACTTTTCCCCATATCCAGTACCTATATTAACTTTTATGTAAATTATCtctttttaattttcatgcatttataatttaatttataagatATATTCTAGTACTGCCGTGTTTGTATTGAAcaactgaaataaattaaaagaatattataactatacaataattgtttatattttttatgagataaaaagaaatattttatgagACTAGGTAGAGTCTAGAAAGAAGACTAGTAGAAacgaataaatagtgttttttaaTCAATACCGTTTTTCAATATACATATTGATTTTCTACCACACTTTTATTTctatcataaaaattgtcaaagATAAACAAGAAATTAATATTTATCCATCATCCTCAGTCAGCTGACTTGTTTTCTTGAAACGACACTTTGCATACAATATTGGTATTTAAATATCCCGCTCTGTCATTCTTAATCATTTGACCAATACGAACACAGATATCACGTGGGTAGTTCTAACCAATGAAATCTTGGAATTCATAGCGGTATTTAACGCTTCGTAATGGTCTGGTGTGTGACAATGGCCCGTTCGCATTCTAATAATAGATGTCAAGTGCCTTCGATCCAcaaatgtgaatttgtggaaccaagggtttatagaaaaatcactttggcattgttgataccatttccctttagttttaaactgctttgtccattcaactttaaactcgtttacaattttttgtttaataaaaggcaaaaagtcaaatttatctattttaatgTCTGCAGGAACATTTAAAGTCTTGCCTATATTTGCCAATTTATCAGCCTCTGTATTCCCCTTTACTCCAGTATGGCCTGGAATCCAAGCTAAGATTATATTAAATCCTGCTTCCATTGACTCAATAATAAGTCTTTTAGTTAGGTTTACAATATGGTTGTTTGTCCCCCAGGTGGTGTTATGTAATTTTTGGATAGCACTTTTAGCATCTGAAAAAATTATtgcttctttaatatttttttcaatacaaacaGATACTGCCTTGTTAATTGCAATAATTTCTGCAGTgcataccctaatagcacaaggacgtccaatggacgtccattggacgtccttcacggactttagggacgtcctttggacgtccgttttcgtccgaggaacgtcctttatacgtcctattttggtccaaatgtcgcgctaccgaacgtccattggacgtccatctaaggtccgaggggacgtatattggaacttaatcggacgcaaattggaccttaatcggacgtcctaggggacgtaaattggaccttaatcggacgtaaattggaccttaatcggacataaattggaccttaatcggacgtcctaggggacgtaaattggaccttaatcggacgtaaattggaccttaatcggacctaaattggaccttaatcggacataaattggaccttaataggacgtaaatttgaccttaatcggacgtaaattggaccttaatcggacgtaaattagaccttaatcggacgtaaattggaccttaatcggacgtaaattggactttaatcggacgtaaatgggaccttaagcggacgtaaattgtaccttaatcggacgtaaattggaccttaatcggacgtcctaggggacgtgaattggaccttaatcggacgtcctaggggacgtgaattggaccttaacaggacgtccaattttggtccaaaggccaagttgttaaacgtccaatggaggtccacctaacgtcggaggggacgttcggtggacgtcatttgggcattcataggatgtcccagtttggtccaatgtcttgctgctgaacatccatctaacgtcctggaaggtcattcggtggacgtctagcgacgatatttagacctgtggagaatgtattgtgggaaataaaaaatatattttttaaggaacttatatttcatcttatatcaaattacaattattggatattacagtatttacattaaattacaatacacttctccaagaaattaacgcaccaccttaaatatggggtatatttgatgtctcgtatttcctaaacctgttgtcccatctaagtgatgtttttataatattatagcctaggctataggttacctccttaagcttgtcatgctgtaatatatgtatattatatcatatcgctctctatagtaatgtgatataatatatattacagtatagctccctgtgcatgacaagcataaggaggtaacatattctagggcctaggctagaatattataaaaaaaatcacctagatgcaacaacaggtttaggaaattcgagacatcaaaaatgcccaatttttaaggtggtgcgtaatgggctgtatatacagggtgtaacaaaaatacaggtcataaattaaatcacattattctgggaccaaaaatagttcaaatgaacctaacttaccttgtacaaatatgcacataaaaagttacagccctttgaaattacaaaataaaaatggattttttcgattatatcgaaaactattagcgattttttattgaaaatggacatgtgacatgtggcattattatggcaggaatatcttaaagaaaaattatggtgaaatttgtgcaccccataaaaattttatgggggttttgatcccttaaatcctcccaaacttttgtgtatgttccaattcaattttattattgtggtaccattagttaaattcaatatttttgtttcttagtatttttcagataaggcagtttttatcgagttgcgacttcttttttaatatgtccacgtaaaaattttatgggggttttgttcctttaaaccccccaaatgttgtatgttccaattaaactattactgaggtaccattagttaaacagagtgttttcaaaacttttttgcctctttgtattttttcgataaggcacgttttatcgagtctggcttcttttttaatatggttcaaaatatacctaaaaatgtaaagcataaataagtttgcatattattaccaagtctccataatcgtacttaaccatatacaaatatgtggtggatttgacaaatattcacaatatttcgataaaaattgacttttcgaaaaagcaataagaggcaaaaaagtttttaaaacgttgtttaaatggtaggtactacaataataattaaattgaaacgtgcacaaaagcacattgttttcgatacattggaaaaaatcacttttcattttgtaacttcaaatgagtgataaaggcacagagacttagatcacgaggtcacattgaaaggatgccaaaaacgaggactccgaaaagggtactaaactacactatagcttcaagaaagagaagaggaagaccggaaaatagatggaagcaagaggtcgaaaaagatttggaaagaatggtgttacagggtcagaaaagaaaaatgaataagaggaaggaatggagaaaaatcacatatcaagccagagaagatctcagtaggGTAGACTGGGTACGGTTGTAACAATTTTTCTTTAGTGCTTCATAGCACAGCTATTATAGCTGTAAGCAACGATCAAAGTCTTTGATGTGAAGTAATATTCATTTGTCTTTAAATTAATGTCAAAACCTATAGCTCAAGTAAAATAGTACGGAGGGAATATGTCATTTAAATAAGTGTGTGCGATTGTTACAACCGACCCCATACCAGGGGCGGTTGTAACACGAATAGGGGACAGTTGTAACAATCaaaaataatacataaatcaCACATATAAAatcagttttattatttttaatcatatttattaatcaaaaataccaaacaagatcaaaatcaaatttattaataaaaaatatcaaacagAATCTGagtttaaacaaattattttaatcagACTCATCACAGTTGTGGCATATATAATATCTACTTCCATCAGTATACAGGCCACGTGAGACCATTGTTTGCAGCTACCTTGGCACTGAATCCAACTGTCTCCAGATCGACTCACTGAATAGATCTCTAAGCAAATAAGACAATAATATTCTTCTTCTGATGGTGTATTAATCTTCATTTTCTTCGCTTTTCCTTTCCCTTTGTTTTTGATTACCTTTCCAGTAGATGATTCGAGTACTTTTTTCTTTGTTCGTCTATTTTTCAACCGTTTTTGTCGCTCTTCATACTCCTTTCTAGCAGCTTCCTTTTCTGGAGTATCTGTGTAGATAGCAGACTTTTTGGTTTTTCGACCTCTGTTTCCTAGTTTTCTAGGTGGAGCTTTAGGGTAAGGCCGTAAAGTCTCAGGCGAGAAGACAGACTGCTTGCTTGTAGACGGTTCTGATGGCTGACACAAAACAGCATCACGAGGAGAGATGTCTGATTCCAGATTCACTGTACCAGCTTGCCATTCTTGGCTAGGTTCTAGAGATGTTTGCCTAGGCGGTGTTATTGTTGCTTCGAGCTCGGATATTTCAATTAGTGTGAGCATTTGATGGTCAATGGATGTTTCCTTTTTAGGATCACTGTTAGTAAATTCTTTAGTTGAAGCTCTAGTTTCGGGCTCAGTGGGGCTTACTGCGCTGGATGAAGGTGAATCCTCCTTCAGTAACGAAGGTGATAGTGATTCGTCATCAGGTGCAAGTCTAATGCTATGTTGATTAGAAATGCCCACCTCTTCAGTAGCATTTGGATTAGGCCTGTCTGTCGCGAACGATGGCGCAGAATCAATTACTTGAAACAAATCGCGGTTGAATGGGAAGATCCCTCTCTTTCGAAATCCGGCCTGGATATTCACCTGAGTGAAAACAAGTGGCATTGCGATAGTTACAATACCCGGTATGTCGTAAATAGTCATGACTTTTCCTGGGTGATTTCGCATCCAGGTATCACAGGCAGTATTAATGGCTTTTTTGAAAGGCCCATAAACGGATCTATCTAAGGGCTGTAGCTTGTGAGAGCAGTGGGGCGGAAATGACAGTAATACTATCCCATTATCTTTGCAAAAATCTAAGGAGTTGATATGTATATGGGGCGAATGATTGTCTAGCACTAATAATATCTTATGCGACAAAGAGGCATTCGTATGTTTTTGaaaatgtttaagaaatataATGAATGACTTTTCTTGCATCCACCCTGATGGATTACCGGCACCGATTGATCCCACTGGTCCGTCTCTAATGAAATGCTCTTGATATCTAATTCGAGGAAACACGAACATAGGTGGAATGGCGTTGCCTAATGCGTTAGCTGTAAATGCTAGTGTGACCAAAGAGCCTCGTTCAGCAGAAGTAATTGCGCCCACCTGCCTTGTGCCACGTCTTGCAACAACCCTGTCAGGCTTATGTACTGTAGTAACGCCGGTTTACAATTAAAATTACTGTTACAACCGTCCCCATGAAAATCGTTACAACCGTCCCCACCCCCCCATTTTGATAATAATACTGTCGCAAGCACGAAGTAGCATAACCTATACAAAAACATATATGCTTATTATAATCTCTAAACTGCGACGATTATATAAGCATATTTTGAAATACGTGACAATATTAATATTTaagttataatagaaagaaattcctcaaaaatacttacttttcgtTGACAAAACACAATAGGTCTCACTGTAAGTGTAATTACCGCGCGAAAGGTGATGCAGCACTGACAATCGTGTCGGGACACGTTGTCTGCGTATTCCTTCCCTTGTGCCCCTCGCCTACCATACACAGTTTCGATAATATTCGAGTTGTTACAACCGTACCCTGTTACAACCGTACCCAGGCTCCcctacataaagaaacgtgaaaatgaagaaaaaacaaacttttcaagccatgggcctctaaggcccttggtgctattaatatataacttcaaagggctgtaact from Diabrotica virgifera virgifera chromosome 5, PGI_DIABVI_V3a includes these protein-coding regions:
- the LOC126885437 gene encoding uncharacterized protein LOC126885437, coding for MFVFPRIRYQEHFIRDGPVGSIGAGNPSGWMQEKSFIIFLKHFQKHTNASLSHKILLVLDNHSPHIHINSLDFCKDNGIVLLSFPPHCSHKLQPLDRSVYGPFKKAINTACDTWMRNHPGKVMTIYDIPGIVTIAMPLVFTQVNIQAGFRKRGIFPFNRDLFQVIDSAPSFATDRPNPNATEEVGISNQHSIRLAPDDESLSPSLLKEDSPSSSAVSPTEPETRASTKEFTNSDPKKETSIDHQMLTLIEISELEATITPPRQTSLEPSQEWQAGTVNLESDISPRDAVLCQPSEPSTSKQSVFSPETLRPYPKAPPRKLGNRGRKTKKSAIYTDTPEKEAARKEYEERQKRLKNRRTKKKVLESSTGKVIKNKGKGKAKKMKINTPSEEEYYCLICLEIYSVSRSGDSWIQCQGSCKQWSHVACILMEVDIIYATTVMSLIKIICLNSDSV